The genomic segment AGACAAAAGGTAATGAGATGGAGGGGTGGCTGAATAGGAAACTTACACCGTTTTAAAtaactgattttacagaaaaaaagaagattttgcagaaagcaataacagaatcattctgtaaattcataaaacaggaattttctgcaatttaacagagcaggtctgtttaaaaatgggaaaattgtgttttctttaaggaaatttgtaaggttccacacaccaaataccaattccCTGTAAGATtgcgcaatctggtaagattacaggtgttctcgtgaatctgctgcaggaacttcttttattttaaggataaattttctaacagtgtagatATTTTACTACAGAGTTCATCCCTGATATGTGATATTAAATACATTAATGAAAACTATATTTTGGGGTCATAGTTGACACTTTCCAAGGCGACAGAAAAGATTTGGAAAGTGACTCAGAAACCATGGTTGCTAAAAATTTGACTCAGCCATTGATTATCAAGTTGTTTTGACTCCACAGAAGAGTGTATAAGAAGTCGTAGGTAGTAGAAATTGTAGTGGTagttgcagtagtagtagtagtagtagtagctgtagtagaagtagtagtagtagtagtagtagtagtagtagtagtagtagtagtagtagtagtagtagtagtagtagtagtagtagtagtagcagtggtggtggtggtgctagTAATTGAGTTGGTCTTGATCTTGTTGTCGTTGTTAATATTGCTTTTGGTGTTGTAGTAGTAAAGAAATATGTCGTGTCCTGTCATTGGCATTGTTGTGTTTATATTTCAGATCGTGGTACTGGTGAGTGGTAGGAGATTCTTGATGTTTTGCTATTTCCTCTTGTTGTCATGGTTGTATAAGAGTCTAGGCCTATATTATAGTAGTACTAGAGTGGTATTGGTCTTAGTATTTAAGTAGTATCATCGATTTACGGTCTTCTATCCTAATGAAATGTTAACAGATACTGTCAACGAGTTGTagtaatcattttatttcatattttgtttcacTCCACAGGGCCTGCTATCCCCTAAATCGACAGTACTACCAGAGTATAAAGTGGCCGCCATGAAGAAATCGCGAGCCATCGTACTCCATTATAGCATAATGAAATCCGTATGGGACTGGTGTGTGTTACTAGCTACGCTCTATATTGCCATTGTCGTGCCATTTAATGCAGCCGTGCATCAAGAGAATGAATTAGTTATTACCATTCTCGATATCATCATCGAGATCATTTTCATCATAGGTGTGTAACCAGTCTGAAAAATGAGTGTGAAAACTAGgttgattatgaaaatatttaatccATTTTGGATTAATATCGGATTCGTCGTCCATTCAGGTTTATCCATTCTTATCATTTTgtgtaattcaaattttctgtcCGATATGACTAAATTCGTATTGATATTCCCTCCCGCTCATCTAAAGgtgagaaaaggggaaaaggaaaaaggaaatcATGGTATTAAAAAGAGAGAGCTGGTTCGTAGTATTATGTCATGTGCTCAACTttcctttaaaatgtcatcatccTCTACCCCACCACTGTGCATGCAACATGAATACGTTAATCGTAGATTTATTGGATAAAATGATCTCTGAAGATCGTTCAAAAGTCAGTAGAACtgaaagatacatgtaaatcattgtGATAAAACGTTGTCTACTAGTATCTTACGTGTCTTTCGTTGTTCTGcgctcgacccaggtgaggttagggtacccggcaggatcaattacttgaatgcactgagcgccggaaggcagctcgagctaaagccggggtaactATCGCTAGCACTTTGTATCCTCATGCAAAAAGCTCTTTATAATTCcagctattgttattattattattacgttCACtttctaacattttgtacttttTGAATTACATTAAATCATTAATACTTCCATTATTGAAATCCATCTTGAAtcgaaaattaaaatttttataGCTACCTCCCCGATCAGCAGCGCAAGCTGATTATACTATTTTAGCAATACATTTACAACCATCTTGGATATATTATTGCTATAATTTTTGTACACTTTATAccttttttatttccatatttcattttcagatgtTGCGATCAACTTCCGAACAACTTATGTAAGTAAATCGGGTAAAGTGGTGTACGAAGCGAGAGCTATAGGGCTCAACTATCTACGTAGTTGGTTCTTCATAGACCTGTTAGCTGCTGTTCCGTTTGATATACTTACTCAGATATTCTCATTAAAGGTAAGAAATAATTCATCACCATTAAAACGGAAGATTGTCCATCATAATAATTActgtaaaaaaacataaaacaagtAGAAAAAGATTACCTAGAAACTGAATGTTTCGTTGTGTTCTTGTTTAGCCGTCGCAACAGTTTACTGTAAACTTGATCAAAGATTTGCTTCAGTCCAAAGCAAGATTTACCTCCCAAACAATTCACCTTGCATATATGATACAGCGTTACGACTGCTGTCCTTATCATAGGAAAGTATGGAGCCCTCCCAAAAAGTAAATGTTATAAGGTCTTTTCTGTATTAACTTGTAAGACAAAAGAAAGTTGAGAGAAGTCATTTTGCAATATGAAATGATGAACACCTTATTTTTCTTATCTCTTCCACTCAACACTCTCACAACCCCTCCCTCCATATCTATCTTCCTCTGTTTTAATCCACCATCTTATACCTGCAGTTGGATACAATTCAACTCATCAAGTTAGCTAGATTACTCCGTCTTCTTCGATTGCTCAACAAGATTGAGCGATACTCTCAGTACAGTGCTATCGTTCTTACATTCTTCATGCTCGCTTTTGCACTGCTTGCCCATTGGCTTGCTTGTATCTGGTTTGTCATTGGTCGAATGGAGCTTAATAAAAACGACGATGGATGGGACTTAGGTAATTTAGCAttttgtgtacttttattcttGTCGATCCCAAGATTTGATTCAAATATCAGATAAGCTATTAAAATCTTTTTGGACAATATGGatttcattacaaattttgatcactgaacttattgttggtttatTGGACTTTGCCTGGATCTGACATAATATAAGATCAGTTAATGCCAAATAAAGTATTGATCATGTTACGTACATTCGACCGAATGGAAAACACAGAGACGACTCGTGAATTAGACTTATTGATCTAAAGCAAGGCAATTAGATATTGattgaagaaaatgatgaaagcGATTGAAAGTTTGAAGTTTCTGTTACCTTTGCGACAAAAACTCAAATTACATtacaattatacatgtatagtggtAGCTTGCTTTATGAATTCAATTATCTTCTCAAGTCTGTTGTTATCATTCCTACTAATTATTAATCAAGTTGTTAAATATTATGTATATCAACTTTCTTATGATATATTCTTGTATCATTCGTTCAgatcaacaatattttttttacgatTTATTTTCTGTTATGCTATGATCTCTCTGTAAAAATAGGATGGATCGTAGACTTAGGAGACCAACTTAAGATGCCTATTTTAGGGGTGAACAGTACTGGTCCGAGGAACGATAGTATATACATCACAGCACTGTACTACACGTTGAGTAGTCTTACCAGTGTAGGCTTTGGCAACGTATCTGCCAACACCAACACAGAGAAGATTTTCACTATTCTCGTTATGTTTCTCGGAGGTAATTGATTGCCAAGATTGATTGATtattgactgactgattgattgattaattgattgattgatggatggatggatggatggattgatggattgattcattgattcattgattgattgattgattgaatgattgattgattgattgattgattgattgattgattgattgattgattgattgattgattgattgattgattgattgattgattgactgaagGATTGGAGAATTCCTGAGCAGTTGACTGAATTATGAGTTTTATATTTGATGTGTTGATATGCgatttatctttatttgttaTGTAATATATCAGACAGATTAGTTGAATCTGTTGAATGATCGATTGATTTGTCGGTTGACCgtcgattgattgattaatttgatGATCTATATTTTCTAATAAGGTCTTAAGGACAAGGCCAAGATCGACCACACGAGAACAAGGAAAGGCCTGAACGacctttgtattttttccacACCTCCATAAAAACATATATGCTCATATacataacatatacatgtacttctacagTCATCTACCCATACACCCACACCCATTCACAACCACTTACCATATCACGAACCCTATGTTGACGAccagatatgttttttttttttactttgcgtCAGGTTTTGGGGTtgttttgaaatcaaattgtCTGGGATTCTACGGATTATCTCATTTAAAATCGATCCGAAAGTCAAAGTTTTCACTCTAGTTTGATTAAAAGTGACACAGCCAGAGAAATATACGATTAAATTCCATGTTGTTGTATAGGGCCTACTCTTTTGTCTTGCAGGGAGTTTATTCGTCCACGGTGCTAAAAGGGTTTATTGCTTCATCACAAGAAACAGGCGTGGGAGCATTAACGATATAAAGGTCAATGTGGATAAAATATCTACGTCCTCGAGACTCACAACACTGACATTAAGCATGcagatttttatcaaaaattgaCTTAAAAGTGCTTCTTTAACACAAGGAGTCGTTCGCCATCTCGAGTATTGTACTTTCCAATTATAGAATACAGCCTCGCCTGCCTGCTTgaataataacataaaataatgcTAGCAAATATCAAGCCAACATTTCCATTCGTTATTAAGTATTCGCACAGATAACAtttatcaaccatgtcaactCATGCGCATTGTGTCTACATAGGCCTACCACCCATGCATATAAATTCAATATATACAAGTAAGACTGCTGTTCATTGATTGATCTGTTTGTTGATTGTTTGCTTAATTGAttgagtgattgattgattgattgattgattgattgattgattgattgattgattgattgattgattgattgattgattgattgattgattgattgattgattgattgattgattgattgatggattgattgatggattgattgatggatggataaTTCAGCGCTCAACTTAGAATCAGCAGCAAACCCCGACGtatgagaaaaaatatcattaaattatCTAATCTATGTATTATTGCTTTTACAAAAAGGAAGTCTTGAAATAAATATTGGATATTTTGtaaagaacgaaagaagaatATAATGTGTATATTTGATTTCGTAACAAAGTTACAGGTAAAAATGTGGATGAATCATTTAGATCTTTTGTATAACACAGCTGTATGAATTGGGGACTGGCGTTTGTATTGATACCGATTCCCGTTCTCAATTATAGGATATCATTTTATCTTAACTCTTTcgatttattttataatttctttcGCTTCAGCTCTGTGCCACGCTGCGGTTTTCGGTAACGTCACAGCGATCATCCAGCGCATGTACTCTCGACGCGCTCTCTACTATACCAAACTACGAGACCTGAAAGATTTCGTACGCTCCCACCACATTCCGCCAGCCTTAAAGACCCGGATGCAGGAATATTTTATGACCTCGTGGTCAATAAACATGGGTATCGATACAACAGAGGTAAGAATGCCATTTATTGTATGATGGTACGTAGCCAACACTCGATCTTCTGTAATTGGTGATGAGACATTCCTTTCGCTTGAGCGACGGTTGCTCATGTCCCAATTCCTCGGAAGACATAGCGccataattaaaaatgtgacagTTTTTTGTACTCAGAATAATGTACAGAAAGATGTTACTTTTTATGTTTACCTTACTGGTCAGATTGGCATTGGGAACTGGAACATTTATCGAAGCTTACCAAAACCACGAGAAACCACATGCATTTTTCAGATAATAAGATAAACTAATAAAATACACCAGTAATATCGAAATTATGGTGAATTATTTAGTAACGTCAAGAAAGCAACTCATAAATTCGGTATACCAAAGCTAATTGTCAAAACTTGATTAAgaaattataattaaaaaaagaggggTTGGGGATCTAACTACATTAAAGCAATTTGTCTCCACTGGGCCGAGGTCAGTGTTTTGATATTTCACCCATCCCCCGAAAGTCCTATAGGATATTCAATTTCTCCAGTACCTTCTGCTTTGCTTCCGAGCATCTTCTACTACATTTCGTTTTCCGAATTTGCTCCTAAATGTAAGgatttccacattttaactGCTCTCCTCTTCGTGATCACAGATGCTGCAGACATTCCCTGAGGAGCTACGAGCCGATATTGCTATGCACCTTCACAAAGAATTCCTAGCTCTTCCTATATTTGCTGATGCCAGCCAAGGATGCCTACGGTATGTATCACTATCAACACACAAATCTTTGATAAAATGATTTCTCAAAATCATTATCCTCAAATCCGTCGAAAGGATCGTGACAAACGAGTATTAGTCACAGTGTGTAATTTTACTGGAAGACTCGTTTGATGAGCCGTTTCATACTCTTGCTTTGTATTTTCTGGTACACGATCGACATATTCCTGTACGTCGTGTACATCAACAATTCGTTTTACGAACTAACTTAAACATTATGCACATTGAactgagacttgaaagtaaaactcCACGATTCTGACTGTTTTTCCTAGATCACAACTGTCCCTGATATTGAGTTAAGATTATTGTTTGGGGAACCAACTGTTATTAAAATCTCTCGTTACTATGACGATTCATCACGAGTCAAATATTGGTTAATAAAATATCATGACTTGTGAATGCGGTCCAGCTGAGTAGTTTGGTTTCTTTGATTCCATTTTCTAGATCACTCTCGTTGCGGATCAAGACAAGTTTCTGTGCACCTGGTGAATATATTGTCCACCAAGGAGACGCCCTCAACGTCATATACTTCTTGTTAAACGGGTCAATGGAAATTCTCCGTCACGGGATGGTCGTTGCTATTTTAGGTAGGTTACCTTCCGAAGCAAACTCAGAAATAAaactgcattattattatttaaaaaaaataatcggggaaaatataaatgatttttaaattatcggaaaaaaatcttttagttttttattcaaaagtttttattttattttttcccctttaactCAGGTAAGGGTGATCTGTTCGGATGTGACCTTTACATCACTGATACAGTCATCCAATCAAGTGGCGACATCCATGCCCTGACTTACTGTGACCTTCAGTCTGTAACCAGGTAAGTGCTGGTCCAGTGCTGATCACACACAAATTAGATGCGTTTCCATTGTGAGAAACTTACTATTTCGTTCCATATTTGcttcattatcattatggtaTGTTCAAAGATTATGTATCTATAAACGTGCGCGTGGTGTAGGTTTCCTGAATCCGGATCCGGATTTTAATCCGGATGGGTGTGCTTCTAATTGAAATTCTCTCATCTTCATTAACTGAAGACTCTTTAACCTCTTGAACATAAATGATTACGCGCTTGTGAAAGTTGAGATGACAAGAAAAGTTATGTAACAAAATAACGCATGGTTTACTGCAACGTTTGGCTCGCATctattttatttccatattcagGTAAAAATAGTTTTCCTGAAtaacatgtacattttatacaAATTTGGTCATTTCTACAATTTGTACCAtccgtaatgcaggcaagaacTCTTAGAAGTATTGGCTAGTTATCCAGAATACCAATCAAAATTCCAGCAAGAAATATCTCGCGATTTGACGTTTAATCTTCGGGAAGGTTATGATTCGGAGGTAAGTATgctttatttacaaaataatcaGTAACAGAATAGGTTCAAAATTTTCTCATTCTTTTGCCCCTCTGTATAAGTCCGTGAGTCAGGCAGGTATCTGTAACTTAAAGACTGAACAATAAACACACACCATTCACCTTGTATACCGACTGAATTTTAACTCTTCAGTTATTTATTTGAagcttatcattattatattgtcCTAAATTGTGCAATCGATTCATTTTTGCCAAAATGGTTGAAACACCACATTATAGGCATTTCAATCTCATCTCTCACCATTTCAGCCGGTCACATTGCAGATTGATTTAATTCACTTATCTTTACACTACCATACACCCCATTTAAAGCAATAATTTTGCCCATTCAAGCTCATTCTatatctctttttcttttcaccacttatcaattgtttatttccttttaaaataacAGCATAAGTAGTTCCTCATACAATATGTTACCATAAAGGATGAAGCTTGGTTACATACTGTATGTTCACTCTCTATAAACGCTATTCAAACTCATTTCTCGGGAGATGTTAATAGCAAATCCTGAGTACGATTCTCGAGTAATACCTTTTTGAATGATAAACATTTCCCCTTTAATAAGGCAGATTGTTCTAACTTGTGGAGAACATTATTGTTTAATTCCAGCATGATTGCTAAAGTACGTTTCTCCCATTCATATTCGTATGAAGCtgttaatgaaaaaaagtgTGCCCGGCATCAATGCTAGATATCTTTTTTTCTATCCATCATTCGCTAAACTCATAGGTATCCCTTATCTGCCAACTCTCACGCTCTATATCATCTTTCTTCCGCCGTTAATTGATTTCCAATCAATCGGCTTCATGAATGCTTCTATATTCATCTTCCCCTCTCTTTGCTCTCATATGAATGGATTTGGTGCAagagaaaagtaaaataaaaaagagggaATATTCTCCcgggttttttttaaacaaaaaatggagTAAATGATGGAGAAAAAGGTAGTGAATCTGTATTTTTTCAAGTATAGCACGACATCTATTGCTCCCCTTTTTTCAGCAATATTGGAGCTCCACACAAAATCCTCCTGATCCTGATTACCCTGCGGATAAAGCTCAGAAAATGAAGAAGTTCCTTCGAAGATGGAGAAAGCGAGCCAGAGTGAGTTGACTCCTTTCACTAGAGCCACATGCCTGCCGTACCAGCCAACTAGAATAGTTGCATCTGATCTtggtttattatcatttcagttctttatttcaatcaaCCTCTATTTTTACTCAAACCTCATACACGATAAGTTAGTCCTTACCCCCCTCGAACCACATGTACGAATAGAATTacgttttcattctttttttcgaTTACACAGCCTTGCCTCTTGTATATGTTCCATCTTTTGTGTTATTTCTGGGGATGTAATAGGTTCAAGCCGACAAACCTGGCCAGTTTGTCGGTGTCGTATGACCgatgttgatttattttctttatcagtTGCAAAAACACTCTTACtgaaattaatctttatttgcAATCGAAACTACCAAGCTATCTTAAGATAAATGGAGGTACCAATGCACATGATATACATTACCTACATGAAAATAACCATCCAGGCTGGGCTCAATTATAATGGCTGTAGTGAATAGAGTAtgcacaaaaatatgaaaagataaAGAACAAATCGCAACAAATTTATACTTTCtggtttaacatgtttaaatgcCTCACGATGCAATTGCATGTGTCTACTCTCACCTCACTCaaatattagtttttttttcaattttcatttgtttattctcACCTCCCATACTTCAGTGCCACTTTTTCAAAGCCTCCCGCACCACCGAGTCCGCACCAAGTGTCGAATAAAACATATAGATTGCACTTTATTGTTATTTTCGTTATTGACGTGTTGcgtaatgatataattttcgTAATTAATCATATATCTGTATATTATACTTGTATGTATATATAaccatttttacaaattttgtttAATCTCATACATTTAGTtttaatgatatgaaatgagtTATTGACAACCACTTATCAATTGCATTTCAGTCAAGGTCTGACCTCTTATTTCAGAATTCGTCGATTTTGCAAGAACTGAAGACCGATGGGTTACAACGCCAGCAACCTGAggaatttcatatttcttatgatTTTTATTCAGCTTTTTTCATACTCTTTCGATATTATCTCTTTCAAACAAATCGTCATTTAATTGGTTCGTATTTTCAACAGGCAGAAGAAAAGTATTCGTACTGCGAAACGAACAACAGCGGGCGCAATACGAGATTAACATCGATCTCTGAAGTCCGTGACGAAGACGAAGTCGGAACATCGAAACAGACTCGAGATTCATCGACTGATACGGGAGAAGATGGCATGGAGAACAGACATATGTTACTCGATGTTAGCAACTCGATAGCCACATCTGTGCCACCGGATCTTAGTCCAAGGTATAAACCATTTTAAAGGCTCTTACATAATGTTCCTTAATAGAAATGCTATTAGTGTCTGCCATCAAAACCCATTTGGAAGTATAATTATAGGTACTACCAATGCCAGTTTCATAAAACGAGTTGTCAGTAGCAAAGGAgaaatctacttttttttcattctttgccTTCAACAGGcatgattttatatatatttttttttcaataaccaCAAAAGCTCCATCACCAAAAACAAAACGGACTTTCCTGTGGCCGACCACTTCAACATCCCCAATCACTCTGTCAAAGATATCAAATTCTGCATCTTCGGGGGAGGATACAGATCGGCAGGGGAACGGAAATGGGCTGAGGTGAGACATATCTTTAAAAGCCGCACGTTTGAAAGCGGCCTCAACAAAGATCTGTCTTGGCTCAACGCATTCACATTCTATAGATAATCATATATTTCTCCTCTTTGCCTTAATTTCCTTAATTCAGCTATCTTGTTTATTATGATCTCTCTGTGCACTGTGCAGCGTGCGCGGTCTCAGCTAGGCACTCTTATTATTACGAAATCTTTTTATTGTTACGAAACTTAAATCATACTCTTTTATTATTACGTAACTTACGTCATTAATGATCTTTTACCCAAAAGCGCGCTATATACATTCATAACAGCATTTTGCGCACCTAGCAGCAGTTACCCTAGTCCCGCTGAGATCACGCACGCTTTAATAAAAACAACTGTCATTTAAACTTGTCACAATTCACGAATCTTCCCCGAAGAAGGTAGATGTCTACCGAAAATTTGGAACGTGAGTTAAAGAACTCGTTGGCATTGCAAActtgcattactcgtgaatataatttgtttcgcatttctgatgagTTATTATTGTCAATACGTGGAAAACCAAGAtgctcgtatatatatatatgtatacatacagAATGACGTTACTTTAAATTTCATTCCAATAAACCATTAACAATCTTTATTGAAACTGGACCAAAGAGTTTCTTTAGATTTTGCTTGCAGTCGATAATTTGATTGGTCATTCATCCACGAAGTATCTTATATCAAGTAATCTTTGTTCCATACcttctttcataaaaaaatgatatttttttcagatgCCACACCCATTGGGATCTCCCGTGCTATAACATCCTAGTCTGGATCTTAGATATCTTAAAAACATAATATCATTAGTCTTAACTGAAGGTTCAATAGTGCAATATGTCTCTGACGTTAGTCTTCAGGTACAGGTTTACAGCTACTGACCATACTGAACACTGACCATACTGAACACTGACCATACTGAACACTGACCATACTGAACACTGACCATACTGAACACTGACCATACTGAATACTGGTCATACTGAACACTGACCATACTGAACACTGGTCATACTGAACACTGACCATACTGAATACTGGTCATACTAAACACTGATCATACTGAATACTGGTCATACTGAACACTGACCATACTGAACACTGACCATACTGAATACTGGTCATACTGAACACTGACCATACTGAACACTGACCATACTGAACATTGACCATACTGAACACTGACCATACTAAACACTGCCCATACTTGACAAACTACAATTAATGACTTTGCTTCATACCGGGTATTTTAAGGGATGGTCCATCGCAAAGTGCTTCATAATTTACGGATCACTTAAGGACAACTGGAACATTCTATTATtctaaatgtgattttcatcgTCTTCTAACAAAGTGATACTGGATTTCTTGATAACATTTTGACAAAAACTCTGAATTAAAAATGcttgtaaaaataacaaaaaatcaacTAGTCTTTCGTAAAGTCATGCCGAATTTACCAATAGATTTATTAAAGTATAGTTTGAGAACGgcaaacataacaaacaaagaaTTAACATGATTTAGTTTAACATGCATGTGactatttttccttcaagggtCGTCGACGGTGTAGAAGACGAAGGCAGTCCTTTTAAACGGCATACCTTTGACTTCCCAGCAGCTCGAAGTAATGTCCATTCGGCAGCATCAAGGCATCGCAGTTTAACCTTAACTCCTCGTCAGCCATTAGTTGGTGAAAGCCGTATGAGAACCAGCTACACAGCCCCACAGTTATCCCAAGGTAGGCCTAATTGTTCCTAATTATAGAACTCCATACAGACACCATCTGATCGTCTATAAATTGTTTTCTCCCTTGTTTTCTATATGTTTTTCCATTTCGAAATATGAAGTCATCTCACCAAAGAGTTACTAAGAATACTGATTTGTTTTACCCATCAGAGCATAATTTGGATTAAAAGTATGAGATGGCAATTGAAATAGAACT from the Lytechinus pictus isolate F3 Inbred chromosome 1, Lp3.0, whole genome shotgun sequence genome contains:
- the LOC129255686 gene encoding potassium voltage-gated channel subfamily H member 8-like produces the protein MQKSCACKFLYGPDTTIEKITLIENSLENREELKTEALFRKKDLTPFWCLLDIVPIKNEKGEVVLYLASHKDITKTKMASMDEDKDYDEEDSENNYLNDLPSNYNYNRRRSRAVLYHLSGHLKEQEKKKKRRKLKLNSGLLSPKSTVLPEYKVAAMKKSRAIVLHYSIMKSVWDWCVLLATLYIAIVVPFNAAVHQENELVITILDIIIEIIFIIDVAINFRTTYVSKSGKVVYEARAIGLNYLRSWFFIDLLAAVPFDILTQIFSLKLDTIQLIKLARLLRLLRLLNKIERYSQYSAIVLTFFMLAFALLAHWLACIWFVIGRMELNKNDDGWDLGWIVDLGDQLKMPILGVNSTGPRNDSIYITALYYTLSSLTSVGFGNVSANTNTEKIFTILVMFLGALCHAAVFGNVTAIIQRMYSRRALYYTKLRDLKDFVRSHHIPPALKTRMQEYFMTSWSINMGIDTTEMLQTFPEELRADIAMHLHKEFLALPIFADASQGCLRSLSLRIKTSFCAPGEYIVHQGDALNVIYFLLNGSMEILRHGMVVAILGKGDLFGCDLYITDTVIQSSGDIHALTYCDLQSVTRQELLEVLASYPEYQSKFQQEISRDLTFNLREGYDSEAEEKYSYCETNNSGRNTRLTSISEVRDEDEVGTSKQTRDSSTDTGEDGMENRHMLLDVSNSIATSVPPDLSPRVVDGVEDEGSPFKRHTFDFPAARSNVHSAASRHRSLTLTPRQPLVGESRMRTSYTAPQLSQDHTTRSNSSDSLYQEDLRHELEYTRNSVERLDKQVSNLSRDVSNLSQDLRAVVKLLQVISPMASSSQNQASNVAAAVVSSGLNGPATPGLPAPPAPCVMTVKIGQGGEEDIIHVQRQDGVLETSLGGGIPELPPGTMGPTVAALTSAVMASATSNSACSTLERPRKRTNSSDTAKDEEGASGTSVKETNLVLFQGPDENLTESESLERLDYDSENGTDL